One genomic window of Ruminococcus gauvreauii includes the following:
- a CDS encoding bifunctional metallophosphatase/5'-nucleotidase, producing MENQKSCNTVILYSNDVHCAAEGFAKLAAYRCQMEEAGHDVILADAGDAIQGEAIGALTKGKAIVQIMNAVGYDAAVPGNHEFDYGLDVFLQLAEYEAEFPYLSANFTDLKNNSRIFAPYRIMTGGSRKIALIGICTPETYTKSTPGYFKDCDGAYRYTFCEEKLYDVVQQAVNDVREAGAQTVVVLGHLGIEGITEGWRSVDVIANTAGIDVFIDGHSHQRIPFIRQRDKEDRDVLLTSAGENLDHFGKIIIRHDGSAVSELICAESVDPAESKQALAAYNAVKRITERYLKVTSGLDEVTGFSEVSLVAYDICTGDRVVRNCETNLGDFVADAYRACSCADVALVNGGRIRASIRAGIVTRRHMSEVNPWNNEMCVIRISGQQVLDALEHGARMNPGECGGFLQSSGLTYEIDLQIRESPVVTDEKDMFLYVDSRKSRRVKNVRINGRKIEPDKMYTVVGSCYMLLDAGDGFTMFAGAKVLQREELPSDTEMLVSYLKRNLRGSIPKDRYQNIFGSGRIIFRGRESGYEMQAARGTAAAYYG from the coding sequence ATGGAAAATCAAAAATCATGCAATACAGTCATACTATATTCCAATGATGTTCATTGTGCAGCAGAGGGGTTTGCAAAACTGGCAGCTTATCGCTGTCAAATGGAGGAAGCAGGACATGACGTCATCCTGGCGGATGCAGGAGATGCAATTCAGGGAGAAGCCATCGGGGCGCTGACGAAAGGAAAAGCGATCGTTCAGATCATGAATGCGGTCGGATATGATGCTGCGGTGCCAGGAAATCATGAATTTGACTATGGTTTGGATGTGTTTTTGCAGCTTGCAGAGTATGAGGCAGAATTTCCTTATCTGAGTGCAAATTTTACGGACCTGAAAAACAACAGCCGGATCTTTGCGCCGTACCGGATCATGACTGGGGGCAGCAGGAAGATCGCTCTGATCGGGATATGTACTCCGGAAACATATACGAAATCCACTCCCGGGTATTTTAAAGACTGTGACGGAGCGTACCGTTACACATTCTGTGAAGAAAAACTGTATGATGTTGTGCAGCAGGCGGTCAATGATGTGAGAGAGGCGGGTGCCCAGACTGTCGTTGTACTTGGACATCTCGGGATTGAAGGGATCACAGAGGGGTGGAGGTCTGTTGATGTCATAGCGAATACGGCAGGTATCGACGTGTTTATCGATGGTCATTCCCATCAGAGGATTCCTTTCATCAGGCAGCGAGACAAAGAGGACAGAGATGTTCTTCTGACTTCAGCAGGGGAGAATCTGGATCACTTTGGAAAGATCATCATTCGGCATGATGGTTCGGCAGTGAGTGAACTGATCTGCGCGGAGTCGGTGGACCCTGCAGAATCGAAACAGGCGCTGGCAGCGTATAATGCCGTAAAACGGATCACGGAGCGGTACCTGAAAGTGACTTCCGGTTTGGATGAGGTGACAGGTTTCTCGGAGGTCAGTCTGGTGGCGTATGATATCTGTACCGGTGACCGGGTGGTGAGAAATTGTGAAACAAATCTGGGGGATTTTGTCGCGGATGCATACCGCGCATGTTCCTGTGCGGATGTTGCGCTTGTGAACGGAGGCAGGATCCGTGCATCGATTAGGGCGGGTATTGTGACACGCAGGCATATGAGCGAAGTGAATCCGTGGAATAACGAGATGTGCGTGATCAGGATTTCCGGGCAGCAGGTCCTGGACGCGCTTGAGCACGGTGCCAGGATGAATCCCGGTGAGTGCGGGGGATTTTTGCAGAGCTCCGGCCTCACGTATGAGATCGATCTGCAGATACGGGAAAGTCCGGTTGTTACGGATGAAAAGGATATGTTTCTGTATGTGGACAGCAGGAAGTCCAGAAGAGTAAAAAATGTACGGATCAATGGACGGAAGATCGAACCAGATAAAATGTATACGGTGGTCGGAAGCTGTTACATGCTTCTGGATGCCGGTGATGGTTTTACGATGTTTGCCGGTGCAAAGGTACTTCAAAGAGAAGAACTGCCGTCAGATACGGAGATGCTGGTTTCTTATCTGAAGCGAAATCTTCGCGGGAGCATACCGAAAGACAGATATCAGAACATTTTTGGCAGCGGCAGGATTATCTTTCGCGGCAGGGAATCTGGATATGAGATGCAGGCAGCACGGGGAACTGCTGCCGCATATTATGGGTAA
- the ilvN gene encoding acetolactate synthase small subunit: protein MKRRVLSILVDNTSGVLSRVSGLFSRRGYNIDSLTVGVTANPRISRMTVVCSGDDLVLDQIMKQVEKLVDVRYVKVLKSDESVNRELMLIKIKVLPQQRQSVTTTAQIFRAKIVDVARESMIIELTGSQDKLEAFLDILGEYEILEVARTGLAGLARGSEDVRFF, encoded by the coding sequence ATGAAGCGAAGAGTATTATCCATATTAGTTGACAACACATCCGGTGTACTGAGTCGTGTTTCCGGTCTGTTCAGCCGCAGAGGCTATAATATTGACAGCCTTACTGTCGGTGTAACGGCGAATCCGAGGATTTCCCGTATGACTGTTGTGTGCAGCGGGGATGATCTGGTGCTGGATCAGATTATGAAGCAGGTGGAAAAACTTGTTGATGTCCGGTATGTAAAAGTATTGAAATCGGATGAGAGCGTCAACAGGGAACTGATGCTGATAAAGATTAAGGTTCTTCCGCAGCAGCGTCAGAGCGTTACGACGACTGCGCAGATTTTCCGTGCAAAGATCGTAGATGTAGCAAGAGAATCCATGATCATCGAACTGACAGGCTCACAGGATAAACTGGAAGCATTTCTTGACATCCTGGGTGAGTATGAGATTCTGGAGGTCGCGAGGACAGGGTTAGCCGGTTTGGCCAGGGGATCAGAAGACGTACGTTTTTTTTAG
- a CDS encoding ABC transporter ATP-binding protein yields MGTAISLKNVTKHFDTFTLNNVTLDIPKGCIVGLVGENGAGKTTLLKLILELLHCDGGEIRIDGVLLKELPDDWKNKVGTVITGLDFASVMNAEEVGNCLRSVFAGWQQETYEQYLKRFHIDPVKKIKDYSQGMKMKLNIIIAMSHNASLLIMDEATSGLDPVVRDDILELLLDFIQDEEHTVLISSHITSDLEKAADYIAYLDNGELRFCLNKDEMLYDYGVVRCTREDYEQLPKEFVKGVRRNHFEYEVLVENRMQIRKRFPKLVVDTTNIEEIILFMVKGERV; encoded by the coding sequence ATGGGAACGGCAATCAGCCTGAAAAATGTAACAAAGCATTTTGACACCTTTACACTGAACAACGTGACATTGGATATTCCCAAGGGCTGTATCGTAGGGCTGGTAGGGGAAAATGGGGCAGGAAAGACAACACTTCTAAAGCTGATTCTGGAACTGCTCCACTGCGACGGGGGTGAGATCAGAATCGACGGTGTTTTACTGAAAGAGCTGCCGGATGACTGGAAAAACAAGGTGGGAACAGTGATCACGGGACTCGATTTTGCGTCTGTCATGAATGCGGAGGAGGTTGGGAACTGCTTGCGGTCGGTTTTTGCCGGATGGCAGCAGGAGACGTATGAGCAGTATCTGAAAAGATTTCACATCGATCCCGTTAAAAAAATCAAAGATTATTCTCAGGGAATGAAAATGAAGCTGAACATCATCATTGCAATGTCTCACAATGCCAGCCTCCTGATCATGGATGAGGCAACGAGCGGTCTGGACCCGGTAGTGAGGGATGACATACTGGAACTGCTGCTGGATTTTATTCAGGACGAAGAACATACGGTTTTGATCTCTTCACATATTACGAGTGATCTGGAAAAAGCAGCGGATTACATCGCTTACCTGGATAACGGCGAATTGAGATTCTGCCTGAACAAAGATGAGATGCTGTATGACTACGGTGTAGTGCGCTGTACACGTGAGGACTACGAACAGCTGCCGAAAGAATTCGTCAAAGGTGTCAGGAGAAATCATTTTGAGTATGAAGTGCTTGTAGAAAACCGTATGCAGATAAGAAAAAGATTTCCAAAGCTGGTGGTCGATACGACGAATATAGAAGAAATAATTCTGTTTATGGTAAAGGGGGAGAGAGTATGA
- a CDS encoding LysR family transcriptional regulator has translation MDQNLSLYRIFYTVANTQNISKAASELFISQPAISKSLRKLEENLNLSLFIRNSRGVTLTSEGKTLYTYVSQAFDALQTGEEKLRQIQELGIGHIRIGVSSTLCKFTLLPYLEDFIKTHPHIRITIECQSTSHTLSLLRENKIDLGLIGRPESLLHLHFDSLGEIEDIFVATGTYLSNLTLRSADGNADIFKNATLMLLDKGNITRQYIDDYLVLNHIETGNVLEISTMDLLIEFAKISLGVACVIKQFVQNELSSGELLEIPLEYPIRKREIGFAYPRQAGQSGAVQKFIDFCLRDKP, from the coding sequence ATGGATCAAAATTTATCTCTCTATCGGATTTTTTATACTGTTGCCAACACACAAAACATCTCCAAAGCTGCATCGGAACTCTTTATCAGCCAGCCGGCGATCAGCAAATCGCTCCGAAAGCTGGAAGAAAACCTGAATCTTTCTCTGTTTATCCGTAACTCACGCGGTGTCACGCTCACCTCGGAGGGGAAAACACTGTACACTTATGTCTCACAGGCATTCGACGCCCTGCAGACAGGCGAGGAAAAATTGCGGCAGATACAGGAACTCGGTATCGGTCATATCCGCATCGGAGTGAGCTCAACACTGTGCAAATTCACGCTGCTTCCCTATCTGGAAGACTTTATCAAAACACATCCTCATATCAGGATCACCATCGAGTGCCAGTCCACCAGTCACACGCTGTCCCTGCTTCGTGAAAACAAAATCGATCTCGGTCTCATCGGACGCCCGGAAAGCCTTTTGCACCTTCACTTTGATTCGCTCGGTGAAATCGAGGACATTTTTGTCGCAACCGGCACCTATCTGTCAAACCTTACTCTTCGCTCAGCGGACGGCAATGCCGACATCTTTAAAAATGCCACACTGATGCTGCTCGATAAGGGGAATATCACCCGCCAGTATATCGATGATTATCTGGTGCTCAATCACATAGAGACCGGTAATGTGCTTGAGATCTCCACGATGGACCTGCTGATCGAATTTGCAAAGATCAGCCTGGGCGTTGCCTGTGTCATCAAGCAGTTTGTCCAGAATGAGCTGTCCTCAGGGGAACTTTTAGAGATTCCGCTGGAGTATCCCATCCGGAAACGCGAGATAGGTTTTGCCTATCCTCGTCAGGCAGGCCAGTCCGGTGCTGTGCAGAAGTTCATTGACTTTTGTCTCAGAGATAAACCGTAA
- a CDS encoding chromate transporter, producing the protein MKKKREILWKLFLSTFYLSVFTFGGGYVIVSLMKKKFVDEYGWIDESEMLDLVAIAQSAPGAIAVNGAIVVGYKLAGASGALVSIAATILPPFVIISLISLCYEAFNSNPYVQMMLSGMQSGVGAVIAVVVYEMGYGIVHAKNTVSIIIMCAAFAATCIFGVNVVLVVIACALLGVIRTLLERRKGS; encoded by the coding sequence ATGAAAAAGAAGCGTGAAATATTATGGAAATTGTTTTTATCGACATTTTATTTAAGTGTATTTACCTTCGGGGGAGGATATGTGATCGTCAGCCTGATGAAGAAAAAATTTGTGGATGAATACGGATGGATTGACGAGAGTGAAATGCTTGATCTGGTAGCGATCGCACAGTCTGCGCCGGGGGCAATTGCAGTAAACGGAGCGATCGTGGTCGGGTATAAGCTCGCCGGAGCTTCGGGCGCTCTTGTGAGTATAGCTGCAACGATTCTGCCGCCGTTCGTGATCATTTCCCTGATTTCCCTCTGCTATGAGGCGTTTAACAGCAATCCCTACGTACAGATGATGCTGAGCGGCATGCAGTCAGGCGTCGGGGCTGTGATTGCAGTGGTGGTATATGAGATGGGATACGGTATCGTACACGCAAAGAATACCGTTTCCATCATCATTATGTGTGCAGCATTTGCGGCAACCTGTATATTTGGCGTGAATGTTGTGCTGGTTGTGATCGCCTGTGCCCTGCTTGGTGTAATCAGGACATTGCTGGAGAGGAGGAAGGGGTCGTGA
- a CDS encoding ABC-2 transporter permease — translation MKGLLLKDFYMQKLYLKQYLGTILLFSVIAVMLKSPTYMTFLGLMVGLTQIFSVISIDESGGFTYCLTLPVNRRKIVQEKYLLFLIELLLIFTVTAVIGAIIAVINSIPLREWLPQVFGGGAFYLAALSAIIPAALKWKVEKARILLVVMILIPGAVILLGSRVLTPDTRRSLSAWIGGGMSGITAAAVGILLLVVIVTVSYLTSVKIFLKKEF, via the coding sequence ATGAAAGGACTGCTTTTAAAAGATTTTTATATGCAGAAACTGTATCTGAAACAATACCTGGGGACCATACTGCTCTTCAGTGTGATCGCGGTCATGCTGAAAAGCCCGACTTATATGACTTTTCTTGGCCTGATGGTTGGTCTGACACAGATCTTTTCCGTGATTTCCATCGATGAGTCAGGGGGATTCACTTATTGCTTGACACTTCCGGTAAATCGTAGGAAAATAGTACAGGAGAAATATCTGCTGTTCTTAATAGAACTTTTACTGATCTTCACGGTGACAGCGGTGATCGGGGCCATTATTGCAGTGATAAACAGCATACCCTTGCGGGAATGGCTTCCGCAGGTGTTCGGCGGGGGAGCTTTCTATCTTGCAGCGCTGTCTGCTATCATTCCGGCCGCACTGAAATGGAAGGTGGAAAAAGCACGGATACTGCTGGTTGTGATGATTTTGATTCCGGGGGCGGTAATTTTACTCGGCAGCAGAGTACTGACACCGGACACACGCCGCAGCCTTTCGGCATGGATCGGAGGTGGAATGTCCGGCATCACAGCAGCTGCAGTCGGTATACTGCTTCTGGTTGTGATCGTAACTGTCTCCTATCTGACCTCAGTCAAGATATTTCTGAAAAAAGAATTTTAA
- the leuC gene encoding 3-isopropylmalate dehydratase large subunit — protein MGMTMTQKILAAHAGLDKVEAGQLIEADLDLVLGNDITSPVAIHEMDKMTVDTVFNKDKVALVMDHFIPNKDIKSAEHCKCVREFACKHDITNYFDVGEMGIEHALLPEKGLVVAGDTVIGADSHTCTYGALGAFSTGVGSTDMAAGMATGKAWFKVPSAIRFNIVGKPSKWVSGKDVILHIIGMIGVDGARYKSMEFVGEGIASLSMDDRFTIANMAIEAGGKNGIFPVDEKAAAYMKEHSLREFNVYEADEDAVYDEEYTIDLSELKPTIAFPHLPENTKTIDEITEDVVIDQSVIGSCTNGRIDDLRIAAEILKGRKVKKGVRCIVIPATQKIYLQAMEEGLLKIFIEAGAVVSTPTCGPCLGGYMGILAEGERCISTTNRNFVGRMGHVESEVYLASPAVAAASAVTGKISAPAELGL, from the coding sequence ATGGGTATGACTATGACGCAGAAGATTCTGGCTGCACATGCAGGACTGGACAAAGTGGAAGCGGGACAGTTAATTGAGGCAGATCTGGATCTGGTGCTTGGAAATGATATCACTTCACCGGTTGCCATTCATGAAATGGATAAGATGACGGTAGATACAGTATTTAATAAAGATAAGGTGGCACTGGTTATGGACCACTTTATCCCGAACAAGGATATTAAATCAGCAGAACACTGTAAATGTGTGCGTGAATTTGCATGTAAACATGACATCACCAATTATTTTGATGTGGGAGAGATGGGGATCGAACATGCACTGCTTCCGGAGAAAGGTCTGGTTGTAGCCGGCGACACTGTGATCGGTGCAGACTCTCATACATGTACATACGGGGCACTCGGAGCATTCTCAACCGGTGTGGGAAGTACGGATATGGCTGCCGGTATGGCGACCGGCAAAGCATGGTTCAAAGTCCCGTCTGCTATCAGGTTTAACATTGTAGGGAAACCATCCAAATGGGTGAGCGGAAAAGACGTGATTCTCCATATCATCGGCATGATCGGCGTGGATGGTGCACGTTATAAATCCATGGAATTTGTCGGAGAAGGAATCGCCAGTCTGTCCATGGACGACAGATTTACGATCGCAAATATGGCAATCGAAGCCGGAGGAAAGAACGGTATTTTCCCCGTGGATGAAAAAGCGGCAGCCTACATGAAAGAACATTCTCTGCGTGAGTTTAACGTGTACGAAGCGGACGAAGACGCAGTGTATGATGAAGAATACACGATTGATCTGTCGGAACTGAAACCGACGATCGCATTTCCACATCTTCCCGAAAATACAAAAACGATCGATGAGATCACGGAGGATGTGGTCATTGACCAGTCTGTCATCGGCTCCTGTACGAATGGAAGGATTGACGATCTGAGAATTGCGGCTGAGATCCTGAAAGGACGTAAAGTGAAAAAAGGGGTTCGGTGTATTGTGATTCCTGCGACACAGAAAATTTATCTTCAGGCGATGGAAGAAGGTCTGCTGAAGATTTTCATCGAAGCAGGTGCGGTTGTAAGTACGCCAACCTGCGGACCTTGTCTGGGCGGCTATATGGGGATTCTGGCCGAAGGTGAAAGATGTATATCCACGACAAACCGTAACTTTGTCGGAAGGATGGGGCACGTGGAATCAGAGGTATATCTGGCGAGTCCGGCTGTTGCAGCTGCAAGCGCTGTGACGGGGAAAATTTCCGCACCGGCAGAACTTGGATTATAG
- a CDS encoding GntR family transcriptional regulator has product MNIIISNSSGKPIYEQITSQMKGMILAGELKPHDALPSMRLLAKELRISVITTKRAYEDLEKDGFIYSVVGKGSFVADTNHELMREEQLKIIEDHLNAAIGQAHQAAVSKEELVDMLTMLYEEV; this is encoded by the coding sequence GTGAATATAATTATCAGTAATTCGAGCGGGAAACCGATTTACGAGCAGATCACTTCCCAGATGAAAGGCATGATACTGGCCGGAGAGTTAAAACCGCATGACGCACTGCCGTCAATGCGCCTTCTGGCGAAAGAGCTCAGGATCAGTGTAATCACAACAAAACGTGCATACGAGGATCTTGAAAAAGACGGGTTTATTTACTCGGTTGTCGGTAAGGGCAGCTTTGTTGCGGACACCAATCATGAATTAATGAGGGAAGAACAGCTGAAGATCATCGAGGATCATTTAAATGCCGCTATCGGACAGGCACACCAGGCGGCAGTATCAAAAGAAGAGCTGGTGGATATGCTCACCATGCTGTATGAGGAGGTATAA
- a CDS encoding MATE family efflux transporter, which produces MNQEQEKRLGTLPAGKLLFQMALPAIAAQIINVLYNIVDRMYIGHIPDIGDKALTGVGVCMPLIMAISAFAALASMGSAPRASIMMGKGDEDAAEEIMNNSFIMLLIIGVILTVVFLIFGRPILMMFGASENTIGYAIDYMRIYACGTLFVQLALGMNAFITAQGFAKTSMLTVLIGAVLNIILDPVFIFVFGMGVKGAALATILSQLVSAIWVLCFLRSRKTVLHIRPRYFRLRAKVILPCIALGVSPFIMQFTEGILSVCFNTQLLKYGGDLAVGAMTILNSAMQFSMLPLMGLTQGGQPIISYNYGAGNLKRVKHTFRLMLISCLTYSSLVWAVCMFAPQVVIHMFTSNAELVSFTVEAIRVYMAASLVFGAQIACQQTFIALGNAKTSVFLALLRKVFLLIPLIFVLPRIFTGSQTMAVFTAEPLADACAVSVTVILFIISFRRLLRVQS; this is translated from the coding sequence ATGAACCAGGAACAAGAGAAAAGACTGGGCACATTGCCGGCAGGGAAGCTGTTATTTCAGATGGCCCTGCCGGCTATTGCTGCGCAGATTATTAACGTACTGTATAACATTGTGGACCGCATGTACATAGGGCATATCCCGGATATCGGTGACAAGGCGCTGACCGGAGTCGGCGTGTGTATGCCGCTGATCATGGCGATCTCGGCCTTCGCAGCGCTGGCGAGCATGGGAAGTGCGCCGCGCGCATCGATCATGATGGGTAAAGGAGATGAGGACGCGGCGGAAGAGATCATGAACAACAGTTTTATCATGCTGCTGATCATCGGCGTGATACTGACCGTCGTCTTTCTGATATTCGGGCGTCCGATACTGATGATGTTCGGTGCGAGTGAAAACACAATCGGATATGCGATCGATTATATGCGGATTTATGCGTGCGGTACACTGTTTGTCCAGCTGGCACTCGGCATGAACGCGTTTATCACCGCACAGGGTTTTGCCAAGACAAGCATGCTGACCGTGCTGATCGGAGCTGTTTTAAACATTATCCTGGACCCTGTCTTTATCTTTGTGTTTGGCATGGGAGTGAAAGGAGCGGCGCTTGCGACAATTCTTTCACAGCTGGTTTCAGCAATCTGGGTGCTGTGTTTTCTGCGTTCCCGGAAAACTGTGCTGCATATCCGGCCGCGCTATTTCAGGCTGCGGGCAAAAGTAATTCTTCCGTGTATTGCGCTCGGAGTGTCACCGTTTATCATGCAGTTCACAGAAGGGATACTGTCCGTGTGTTTCAATACGCAGCTGTTGAAATACGGCGGTGACCTGGCTGTTGGTGCGATGACGATCCTGAACAGCGCGATGCAGTTTTCCATGCTGCCGCTAATGGGGTTGACACAGGGCGGGCAGCCCATCATCAGCTACAACTACGGGGCCGGGAACCTGAAACGGGTGAAACATACATTCCGGCTGATGCTGATCAGCTGTCTTACATATTCTTCACTCGTATGGGCGGTCTGCATGTTCGCTCCACAGGTCGTGATTCATATGTTTACATCCAATGCAGAGCTGGTCTCGTTCACCGTTGAAGCGATTCGGGTGTATATGGCGGCTTCCCTGGTGTTTGGCGCACAGATCGCCTGTCAGCAGACGTTCATTGCGCTTGGAAATGCAAAAACTTCAGTTTTTCTGGCGCTGCTGAGAAAGGTCTTTCTTTTGATACCGCTTATATTTGTGCTTCCCAGGATCTTCACCGGATCTCAGACAATGGCAGTGTTTACGGCAGAGCCGCTTGCTGACGCGTGTGCGGTGAGCGTGACGGTCATTCTGTTTATTATATCTTTCCGAAGGCTGCTGCGTGTGCAGTCATAA
- a CDS encoding LysR family transcriptional regulator translates to MTLKHMNIFVRVYQNQSITKAAQELHMVQPAVSIAIKELEKYYGIQLFDRISRHIYPTEHGKRFYQYALHIVSLFDEMEAQIKDWDNLGEFRVGSSITIGTSFLPLKIREFHRLYPSIKVSAHIKNSETIIQYILDNQLDIALVEGSVSNPQIVQQPFLSDHLCLIAASDHPLSARQSVTTAELEPYDFLLREPGSAGRNMIAGIFAGHNLNIRLIWESASTQALVCGVKNGLGLSVLPYMLIRDELSKGTIRSITISDADLSREYYIIYHKNKYLSRSAKDFIRLCQNPSGE, encoded by the coding sequence ATGACTTTAAAACACATGAATATCTTTGTCAGGGTATATCAGAACCAAAGTATAACAAAAGCGGCACAGGAGCTTCACATGGTACAGCCCGCTGTAAGCATCGCCATAAAAGAGCTTGAGAAGTATTATGGGATTCAGCTGTTCGACCGGATATCGAGGCATATCTATCCCACCGAGCACGGGAAGCGGTTTTATCAGTATGCTCTTCACATCGTCTCGCTGTTCGACGAGATGGAAGCACAGATCAAAGACTGGGACAATCTAGGGGAGTTCCGTGTGGGCAGCAGCATCACCATCGGTACCTCCTTTCTGCCGTTGAAAATAAGGGAATTTCACAGACTCTACCCATCGATTAAAGTGTCTGCACACATAAAAAACAGTGAGACCATTATCCAGTATATCCTTGACAATCAACTGGATATCGCGCTCGTTGAGGGATCTGTCTCAAATCCTCAGATTGTCCAGCAGCCTTTCCTTTCCGACCATCTCTGTCTGATCGCAGCCTCTGACCACCCGCTGTCTGCCAGGCAGAGTGTGACGACCGCCGAACTGGAGCCCTATGATTTTTTACTGCGGGAACCCGGCAGCGCCGGGCGCAATATGATCGCCGGAATCTTCGCAGGACATAATCTGAACATTCGCCTGATCTGGGAAAGCGCCAGCACACAGGCTCTCGTATGCGGAGTCAAAAACGGACTGGGACTTTCCGTTCTCCCCTATATGCTGATCAGGGACGAACTTTCGAAGGGAACGATCCGCAGTATCACGATCTCGGATGCAGACCTATCGAGAGAATATTATATTATTTACCACAAGAATAAATATCTCTCCAGATCCGCCAAAGATTTTATTCGTCTGTGCCAGAATCCCTCCGGCGAATGA
- the ilvC gene encoding ketol-acid reductoisomerase — protein sequence MAARIYYQEDCNLSLLEGKKIAVIGYGSQGHAHALNLKDSGCDVIIGLYEGSKSWAKAEAQGFQVYTAAEAAKQADIIMILINDEKQAAMYKESIEPNLEEGNMLMFAHGFAIHFGQIVPPKGVDVTMVAPKGPGHTVRSEYEVGKGVPSLVAVYQDATGKALDKALAYSLGIGGARAGVLETTFRTETETDLFGEQAVLCGGVCALMQAGFETLVEAGYDARNAYFECIHEMKLIVDLIYQSGFAGMRYSISNTAEYGDYITGPKIITDDTKKAMKKILSDIQDGTFAKDFLLDMSEAGGQAHFRAMRKLAAEHPAEVVGEEVRKLYSWSDEDKLINN from the coding sequence ATGGCAGCAAGAATTTATTATCAGGAAGATTGTAATCTTTCATTATTGGAAGGAAAAAAAATCGCAGTAATCGGATACGGAAGCCAGGGTCATGCACATGCCCTGAATTTAAAAGATTCCGGATGCGATGTTATCATTGGACTTTATGAAGGAAGCAAATCCTGGGCAAAAGCAGAAGCTCAGGGATTTCAGGTTTATACCGCAGCGGAAGCTGCTAAACAGGCTGATATCATCATGATCCTGATCAATGACGAAAAACAGGCAGCAATGTACAAAGAATCCATCGAGCCGAATCTGGAAGAAGGCAATATGCTGATGTTTGCTCACGGCTTTGCTATTCATTTCGGACAGATCGTTCCTCCGAAAGGCGTCGACGTAACGATGGTTGCTCCAAAAGGACCTGGACATACAGTAAGAAGCGAATATGAAGTTGGAAAGGGTGTTCCGTCTCTGGTCGCTGTATATCAGGATGCAACCGGAAAGGCACTCGATAAAGCACTCGCATATTCACTGGGTATCGGCGGAGCAAGAGCCGGTGTTCTGGAGACAACATTCAGAACTGAGACAGAGACAGACCTGTTCGGCGAGCAGGCAGTGCTGTGCGGAGGTGTCTGTGCACTGATGCAGGCTGGTTTTGAGACACTGGTGGAAGCGGGATATGACGCTAGAAACGCATATTTTGAATGTATCCACGAAATGAAACTGATCGTAGACCTGATTTACCAGTCAGGATTTGCAGGCATGAGATATTCTATCTCTAACACTGCAGAGTACGGTGATTATATCACAGGACCGAAGATCATTACAGATGATACAAAGAAGGCAATGAAGAAGATCCTGAGCGATATTCAGGACGGTACCTTTGCAAAAGATTTCCTGCTCGATATGTCAGAGGCAGGCGGACAGGCTCACTTCAGAGCAATGAGAAAGCTTGCTGCGGAGCATCCTGCTGAGGTAGTAGGTGAAGAAGTACGTAAGCTGTACAGCTGGAGCGATGAAGATAAACTGATCAATAACTAA
- a CDS encoding chromate transporter — translation MIYIKLFLSFLQIGMFSFGGGYAAMPLIKEQVVNVHSWMTLGEFTDLITISQMTPGPIAINSATFVGLKIAGIAGAVIATVGCILPSCILVLALARIYLRYRKMNMLQGILDSLRPAVVAMIASAGISILLSAFFGSEAVKPGNIRLDAVIIFILAVVLLKVKNKNPILVMVMCGVMEVLYSVVKGVIV, via the coding sequence GTGATTTATATCAAATTGTTTTTAAGTTTTCTGCAGATCGGCATGTTCAGTTTCGGCGGCGGATATGCGGCAATGCCGCTGATCAAGGAACAGGTGGTAAACGTTCATTCGTGGATGACGCTGGGAGAGTTCACAGATCTGATCACGATATCGCAGATGACGCCGGGACCGATTGCCATCAATTCCGCTACATTCGTCGGACTTAAAATAGCCGGAATCGCCGGGGCGGTTATCGCGACTGTCGGATGCATCCTGCCGTCCTGCATCCTTGTTCTGGCGCTCGCCCGTATCTACCTGCGATACAGGAAGATGAATATGCTGCAGGGCATTCTGGATTCGCTTCGGCCAGCGGTGGTCGCCATGATTGCCTCGGCGGGTATCAGCATTCTTCTGTCGGCATTCTTCGGCAGCGAAGCCGTGAAGCCCGGAAATATCAGATTGGATGCAGTCATTATTTTTATCTTAGCAGTGGTACTGCTGAAAGTTAAGAATAAGAATCCAATCCTTGTGATGGTAATGTGCGGCGTGATGGAAGTGCTGTATTCTGTTGTGAAAGGGGTGATCGTATGA